TCGCCCGCCGATTTTGCCGCGATCGATCAAACTATTAGCTGGGCCGCGGGCGATGCCAGCTCGAAGACTGTGAGCATTACGCTAGTCGATGATGCGGCGATTGAAGGCGATGAAAACTTTAGCCTGCAACTCTCCGAAGTTACCGGAGGCAGCCTCGTCTCTGACACGTTGACCGTGACTCTCTACGACGATGATTCCCTCGCGCAGATCACTGAGCCGCCTGTCGATACATTTGCTGTGCTCGGTCAGTCCGCCACGCTCAGCGTCACGGCGACCAGCCCCAGCACCATGAGCTATCAATGGTATTTCAATGGACAACCGATTGCCTCCGCGACCGATGCCACTTATAGCATCCCCTCGGTTGCCGAGGCGAATGAAGGCAGCTACAGCGTGCGCATCAGCAACGACTACGGCAGCCTCGATTCCGATGAAGTGTCGCTCACCATCATCCCCGATCCGGCCGCGCTGGTGAGTGGATACACCGGTATTACCCTTAACAGCGGCGTCGTTGCGCTCGATGTCGCGCCCGATGGCAGTGTGATCATCGTCGGCGGGTTCACCGATGTGGGCGGCCATACGGCGATCGACTATGTGGCCAAAGTCGATGCCAGTGGCAATCTCGATACCAATTTCGTGCCAGCCGCGATCGCGAGCGGTTCCGTCCATGACGTCGCTTTGCAAGACGACGGAAAGGTCGTGATCGTCGGCTCTTTTTACACCGTCGGCGGCGAAAGCCTGCGCGGCATGGCCCGTCTCAATGCCGACGGCTCACTCGACACCGACTTTGCCAGCAACATTGCTGCCGGCACCACTGGCGCCGCCAATGCAGTCGATATTCTTAGCGACGGACGCATCGTATTCGGAGGCAGCTTTACCTCATGGAATAATCAATACATCGGTGCCTACAGCGCTGCGGTGGCCAACGCCGACGGCAGCTACGCGGGGGCTATGTCGAAAAACGACTCGCAAACGATCGGAGCAATCAAAGCACTCCCCGATGGGGGCGCTCTGGTCACGGCCAGCACCACATCATCCTCGCGGCAAAAGGTCTACAAGTATGATGCCAACCTGGTGGGCCAGAGCTTCACCTATTCATCCGGGCGCACCCGGGTGGATGCGATCGACCTCGCGCCCGACGGGGACTATCTCTTCGCCGGAAACGGTCAGGTGCTCAAAATCAATCCCGATGGCAGCACCGATCAATCTGCTTCGCTCTACAATGCCACCGAGATAGCCGCTCAAATCAACGGAAAGTACATCGCCGCCGGTGGCTCTGGCAGCGGCCGGACCGTGCGCTATCTCTCGAACGGCACGGTCGATCCTTCCTTTGCTGACGGCACCGGTTTCAATAATTCCGTCAAAGATCTCGCGATTCGCCTGGATGGCAAAGTCTGGGTCGGCGGTAACTTTACCAGCTACAACGGCAGCGCCGTCAGCTATCTTGCGCTGCTCAATGGTGATCCCATCCCGCTGGCTCTGACTGTCCAGCCCGCCGCGCTCACGGTAGTTGATCCCGGCGAGGACGTTACCCTGACCGTTGCAGCGGTCGGCACCTCGGCCCTGAGCTACCAATGGTTCCACGATGGTGATCCGCTGGTCGATGGCGCAGGCATTGCCGGTAGTCAAAGCGCCAGCCTGGTGCTCAGCGCGGTCGATGATTTGGACAACGGCGACTACACGGTGGTCGTGAGTAACGAAGCCGGCACCCGCACCAGCGAGATCGCGCAAGTCATCGTCTTGGGCGCTCCGCAGATTTTGAGTCTCTCCGAGGATGTCAGCCTGCTGGAGGGCAGTTCGCTCACCTTGGAAGTCGAGGCCCTCGGCGCCGGCACGCTCAGCTATCAATGGTATCGCGACGGCACTCTGTTGCCGACGCAGACTGCGGCCACGCTGAGCATTGCCCCTCTCTCCGAAGCCGATGCAGGCAGCTATACCGTGGTGGTGAGCAACAGTATTGATGACACCCCCAGCGCCGGCATCGAAGTTGAGGTGTTGGCCAACGCCGCGGCGATTGCACCGGGCTTTACGCCGCCCACAGTCACCGGTGGTCCAGTCAACCAAGTGCTGCCCCTGCCGAACGGACGCGTGCTGGTCGGTGGTAATTTCGCATCGATCAGCGATGGTGTGAATACCTCCGGTGCCCGCCTCGCCGTGGTCGACGAGACCGGAGCCGTCATTCCCGTGACAGGACTCTCCGCCGATGGCTCAATCGAATCGTTGCGCCTACAGGCAGACGGCAAAATTCTGCTCGCGGGCGGGTTTAACAATATCGGCAACAGTGCCCGCGGGAAGCTCGCCCGTCTCAATGCCGACCTCAGCCTCGACACGGTGTTCAACCCGACTGGTCTGGTCGGCTCGTATTTCGGAGCTTTCGATATTGCAGAGGAAGTCGGCGGCACGATCATCGCCGTGGGCTCCTTTACTGACTTCGGTGGTGAGCCCACTGCCGACTACGCCGTCCGTCTCAACGATGATGGCTCCTATAACAGCAGCTTCACCTCCGGCGCGAGTAATTGGATCTATCGCGTCTTTCCACAGGCTGATGGCAAGCTGATCTTCAGCGGGTGGTTCGGTGCTTGGGGCGGCACTGGAGATGAATACATTACCCGCACCGATGCGTCCGGAGCGCAGGATACCACGATCGATTACAACACCGGTTTCTTCTACACCAGCGATGCCTTTCAGCTCGCCAACGGCGATCTGCTCGCCGCCAGCTCCTATGGCGGCGGCGCGATTCGTCTGGCCGCCGACACAGGTGCCACCATCAGTCCCTTCCCGGTCGGTGGTAATATTGTGGGTGCTGTTCGTGCTTTTGCCGAAAGCCCCGCAGGCGATATTTATATCGGGGGCTATGTGAGCAGCGCCGCCGGGCAAACCGCGGGCCGTCTCATCCGCCTGGACGCGGCGGGCAATCGTGACTTCAACTTCGATACCGGGACCGGCTTTGACAACTACGTCAATGATCTCGCGTTGACCGACAGCGGTCGCATCTGGGCGGGCGGAGAGTTTACCACTTATAACGGAATCACTGCGTCCAAACTCGTGCTGCTCAAAGGTAGCGCCGTGAGCGCGCCCAGTGATCCATTCGAGACCTTCGTCGCCTCGCTCCCCGCCAATCAACAAGGCGAAGACGACGATGCCGATGGCGACGGCTGGGCCAACCTGGTCGAGTTCCTGTTTGGCACTGCGCCCGACGATGCCTCTGCCGCGCCCGCGCCATTGCCCACCGGTTCGGTGCAAAGTGGCAGCAGTTTGAACAGCAGCTACGGCTTGTCCCTCGACGCGGCCAAGAGCTACCGCGTGGTTGAAGTCGAAATTCCCGTGGATCTGCAAGGCTTGAGCGTGACCCTCGAAGCCAGCCAGGATCTCAGCTTCAGCGGCGACGCCAGCGCAACCGAAATCGGCACGCCGATCAATAACGGAAGCACCGAAATCCGCCGCTACGTGATCACCCCCGCAATCGACGATGCCGCCAAGATGTTCTGGCGACTCAAGGTCAGCCGTTGAAGCGCCCATTTGATTCCGTAGTCCTACATTGGATGTTCGACGTTCCCTCCTTTTGCGTGGCCTCGGTTCTCAGAACCGGGGAGCGCGGGGAATGGGGAACGTCCAACGTCCAACATCGAACGTCCAATGTTGAATAATTTTTAATTCAATGGCGTGTGCAGTCAGTATTCCGTAGCGCTACATTCGACGTTCCCAATTCCGTAGCCTCGATCCTGCGGATCGGGGAGCGTCGTTTCGGCCTCGGTTACCGCAGCCAGTGCCACCGCTGCCAATGCGGAGATTGGCGATCCCGGGAGAAAGCCGTGCAGTCACCATTCCGTAGCCCTACATTCGATGTTCGATGTTGAGCGTTCGATGTTCGACGTTCAGTATTCCGTAGCCTCGATCCTGCGGATCGGGGAGCGTCGTTCGGCCTCGGCTACCGCAGCCAATGCGGAGATTGGCGATCCCGGGTAAGCCGTGCAGCACCATTCCGTGGCCCTACATTCGATGTTCGACGTTGAGCGTTGGATGTTCGATGTTCGACGTTGAGCGTTGGATGTTCGATGTTCCCAATTCCGTAGCCTCGATCCTGCGGATCGGGGAGCGTCGTTTCGGCCTCGGTTACTGCAGCCAGTGCCACCGCTGCCAATGCGGAGATTGGCGATCCCGGGGGAAGCCGTGCAGTCAGTATTCCGTAGCCTCGATCCTTCGGATCGGGGAGCGTCGTTTCGGCCTCGGCTACCGCAGCCAGTGCCACCGCTGCCAATGCGGAGATTGGCGATCCCGGGGAAAGCCGTGCAATCAGTATTCCGTAGTCCTATATTCGATGTTCGACGTTGGGCGTTGGACGTTCGACGTTCAGTATTCCGTAGCCTCGATCCTTCGGATCGGGGAGCGTCGTTTCGGCCTCGGCTACCGCAGCCAGTGCCACCGCGGCCAATGCGGAGATTGGCGATCCCGGGGAAAGCCGTGCAGTCAGTATTCCGTGGCCCTACATTCGATGTTCGACGTTGGGCGTTGGATGTTCGATGTTCCCAATTCCGTAGCCTCGATCCTGCGGATCGGGGAGCGTTGTTTCCGCCTCGGTTACCGCAGCCCATGCCACCGCAGCCAATGCGGAGATTGGCGATCCCGGGGAAAGCCGTGCAGTCAGTATTCCGTGGCCCTACATTCGATGTTCGACGTTCCCTCCCTTTGTGTAGCCTCGATCCTTCGGATCGGGGAGCGTCGTCTCGGCCTCGGCTACCGCAACCAGTGCCACCGCTGCCAATGCGGAGATTGGCGATCCCGGGGGAAGCCGTGCAGTCAGTATTCCGCAGTCCTACATTCGATATTCGACGTTGAGCGTTGGATGTTCGACGTTCCCTCCCTCCTCTTTCCTTCCTTTCCTAAGGACGAATGCAGCGACCTTCCACGGGGGCTTCTTTGACTTGGGAAATGATGATGAGTGAGGTGACGACGATCAGGGCTCCGATGATGAGGCCGGGGCGTAGGTTTTCGCCGGGGATGAAGAGGGTGGATTCGATCACGCCCATCAGAGGAATCAGGAAGCGAAAGGTGGAGAGCACATTGACACTGTAGAGCTCAATTAGACGATTCCAGAGCGTGAATGCGGTGGCGGACAGGGCCGCGAGATAGAGCGTGACCAAGAGGGTGGTGAGATTGAAGTGGGCGATGTAGCTGGACCAGGCGCTGGCAGAAATGAGCAAGAGCATGAGTCCGCCCAGACTGAGTGAAAATGCGGTGGTGCAACGACTGCCGGCGACGGGGGCGACTTTTTTCAGGAAGGTTGCGGCCACGGCGCCGGAACCGGATGCGGCGAGAAAGGCGAGCGTGCCGAGACCGGCGTTTTTTAAGTCGGCGCCGGGCTGGTAAATCGCACAGGCGATACCGATCGAACACACGCCCAGCAGTATCCAGTGAATGCGCTGAGGCGGAGCGGTCTTGAGTATCATCGGCGCGAGCAACATCCACCAGAAACTGCCCGAGCCCAGCAGGGCCCCGAGGGTGCCGGTTGAAATGCTGAGCCCGTAGTAAAAGAAGATGTATTGAAAGAATGTCTGCCCGAGCACCACCGCCATCAGTGGTCCACGTGGGGCTTGCTTGAGTTTTTCTATGATGGGGCCACGACAGAAGGGGAGCACCATCAGTCCTGCCAGTACGAAGCGACTGCCCGCGAAGACCAGTTGTTCGCCGTAGCCGGTGATTTGTAAGGCGGCATAGCTGTTCTTGATGACGGGGAATGCGCTGCCCCATAGGGTGGCACAAATCAAAACCTGTAGGTAGAAACTGACTGGCAATTGAGTCAGTGGTGGCGCTTTAGCTGGCATATGCGATGGATTCGACGCGGTTTAAGCGAGGCGCTGGGCCAATTCTGTGAGATCGCGCAGCACGTAGTCGGGGCGCGCGGTGTTGGGATAGAGCGCGGTGCCGGGGCGTTGGATGAAGGCGGTCTGCAAGCCGACGTTTTTTGCGCCGGCGAGGTCCCATGCGTGCGCGGCCACCATCAATACTTGCTCGGGTTCGAGCGCGAGGTCATCGAGCACCATGCGGTAGACGCCGCTGTGTGGCTTGTATTTGCGCACGCTCTCGACGCTGTAGCTGTTGTCCAATAGCGGCGCGATGCCGGCTTGCCGAAGTTGTGACTCGGCACCGGCGCTGGAGGAATTGGTCAAAGTGGCCAGCTTGTAGCCGTTTTGTTGCAGGGCTTCCATGGCTGCGATGACCTCTGGGTGCGGCGGAAGTGTGTTTAAGCTGGGGATGATGGCTGCTTCAGCGTCTTCGCGACTCAGCTCAATCTGATGTGTTTGGGCAATCATCATGAGGGCGGCGGCACCGATTTCTCCGAAACTATGAAAGTCATTCGTCAGAGTTTCCACCAAAGAGTAGTGCAGCATGGTCGAAAACCAGAGCGGCAGTAGATTTTCACGACCGTTCAATGCACGGCTCACCGAGCTCCGCAGAGGGCTCAGGTCGAGTAAGGTCTCGTTCACGTCGAATAGGATGAGGATGGGCTTTACCATGGGTCTCTATATGCTGCTTTCAGTCGATGTTCAAGCTTGTGAGTGTTTCTCTGAATAGTCTTTCGCGGGGTGAAACTGCGGATGGAGGCAGCGAAAAAAAGCCCGGAACCTTGAACAGGTGCCGGGCTTTGAGAAAAAATGGAGCTTCAGTGCGCGCTGTGCGCTCGCAGCTTATTCTTCGCCTTTTTTAGCCTTCTTTGGCTTTTTGCCAGAAGCATCAGTGAATTCTTCTAATGACAGTTCACCGTCTTGATCGGCGTCCAGCTTGTCGAATTTTTTGACGAGCGCTTTGCGTTTGGCGACCTCTTCTTTAGAGAGGCCATCGCTTTGGTCCACATCCATTTTGGCGAACGCCTCAGCTGGAGTTGGCTTCTTTTTACCCTCATCCGATTTAGCAGCTTGAGAGACTGATGGAACGATGCAAGCTGCGAAGATCGCGCTGAGGAGTAATGCTTTGAGTTTCATTTATTGTATCCTGTGTGTAGGGTTTTAACAGAACTAGACTGTGTTCTGTTAATACTCCCATTTGACGATTTATGTGCGCTTTACAAGTGCAATTTATGCGCTGAGAATATTTTATAGATAAGCAGCAGTCGGGGTAATATGGATGCTGGCTCGCGCTTATTATTTTTGCCTGCTACAGCAGCTCGGTCTGTCCGTTGCTTGGCTGGTTGCCAGGCTCCAGCCCGATTACGTGCCAGCCTTTTTCTGTCAGCACGCGACCTTGTGCGGTGCGTTGCAGGTAGCCTTCCTGAATCAAAAAGGGCTCATGCACTTCTTCCAGGGTGTGGGCTTCTTCGCCAACCGCGACCGCCACCGTGCCGAGGCCGACGGGGCCGCCGCGGTAGTTTTCCGCCATGACGCGTATGACCTGCTTGTCCATTTCGTCCAAGCCGCGTTGGTCGATCTCCAGGAGTTCCAGTGCGGCGGCAGCGGAGGTTTGGGTGATGGTGCCGTTGCCACGTTGTTGGGCGTAGTCGCGGCAGAAGTTGACCAAGTTATTGGCGATGCGCGGAGTGCCGCGGGCGCGACGCGCGATCTCGGCTGCGCCTGCGGGCTCGAAGGGAACTTCCAGGATGCCACAGGTGCGCTCGATGATGCCCTGCAGCACGCTGTGGCTGTAATAGTTGAGACGGGTCTGCAGGGTGAAACGACTGCGCAGGGGAGCGGTCAGCAGGCCCATGCGGGTGGTGGCGCCGAGCAGGGTGAAGCGTGGGAGGTTCAGCCGCACGCTACGGGCGTTGGGGCCCTGGTCGATCATGATGTCGATCCGGAAGTCTTCCATCGCGGAGTAGAGATACTCTTCCACCGTCTTGGGTATGCGGTGGATTTCGTCGATAAAGAGAATGTCGCCCTCGTTCAGGTTGGTCAAAAGGCCGGCGAGGTCGGCGGGCTTATCGATGACGGGCCCGGAAGTGATGTTCACCTTGGTGCCCATTTCGTTGCCGAGGATGAGCGAGAGGGTGGTCTTGCCCAGGCCGGGAGGGCCGCTGAGGAGAATGTGGTTGAGCGGCTCGCCGCGATCGCGCGCCGCGCCGACCATCACCTTCAGCCGCTCGAGGGTCTTATCTTGTCCCGCGAAGTCATGAAACGAGAGCGGGCGCAAGGCGGACTCTTCCGCGTTTTCAGGTGCGGACAAAGTTTGCTCGATAAAGTCGGTGCCGGTCGGCGGATCTTCGGAGGAAAAGGACATGTGTGAAGTTTGAAGTGTGAAGTTGAAAGTGTGAAGTGAGAAGCTAGCCGGGGGAAGTTTGAAATGACTGGAGCGTTCACGTCTCGTTTTGATTCATAATAGCCCCCTGCTTCGCTCTACGAGCGATGCAGGGCAAGCAATTGGACGTTCTCACGTCGTGTAAAATTCACGTTCCGTCTAAATTCACATTCATAAACGCATATTTACCGAATTAACAGTTCAACTCATTTTTAGGTTCATTCCCAACTTGCTCCACCAAACGGGGTGCCCCACCTCCGAGTCAGCCAGCGACACGATCCTTATTGCTCCTATCAATTCCACTGCTGTTTTCCTCCATTCGCGGGCGCGCGCTTGCCAGTGGAGATTGATTTCGCAGCGTACACAGTATGATTCAGCTACCGCAAGAAATCCTTAAAGCCTGGGAAGTCCGCGATCCTGTGGCCGTATTCACCACCGTAGACGCCGAGGGCGTGCCCAACACCATTTATGTCAGTATGTGCAAACTGCGCCCCGATGGACGCGTTTTGATCGGTGATGTCCACTTCGGCAAAACCTTGGACAATTTGAAACAAGGTCGCTCCCAAGTGTCCTTCCTCTTCTTTGCCAAAGACTATTCCGCGTATCAACTCAAAGGGCAGGTCCGCTACGCCAGCGAGGGCCCCCTCTTTGAAGAAGGTCAATGCCTCGCCAAGCCCGAGTTCAGTTTAAGAGGGGTCGTGGAGATCCAGATCACACAAGTCTACAAAGGCTCCGAAGAACTCAGCGCTTGAAGTTTGATTCTTCCGAACATTGCATGTCTACTGTGGTCCGATCTCTCCAGAGCCTTTCCCTGACACCGAGAACCGTTATGTCTTTCAGGCTTTATCCACTAGATATATCGCGATGATGACAAGCTCAGTGGCCACTCTCGTTAAGCAACTCCAAGCCGCCGGCGAAGCTGCGGGCTTCCAAGTCACGCACTTCGGACAGGTCGGCCTGGAAAAGCAATGGCCCCTACTCGGCATGACGCGTGCGCCCATGGTCCCTGCACCGAATAGTCAGCACATATATCTCTCTGCCGGCATCCACGGCGACGAGCCCGCCACTTCTCAGGCAATGCTCGAACTATTGCAAAGTAACGCCCTCCCCCACGCACATCACTACTACATTTGTCCTCTCTTAAATCCCGCGGGACTGGCCAACGGCACCCGCGAAAACCCCGACGGCATCGACCTCAACCGCGACTACCGCGACTTCGTCTCGCAAGAAACCCGCCAACACGCAGCGTGGATACAGGCCCACATCTCCCAGCTCGACTGTGCCATCCATCTACACGAAGACTGGGAAAGCCAAGGCTTCTACCTCTACGAAATCCAACTCCCCCGCCACAGCAGTCATCCCGAGACAGGCCGCCCACAACTCAGCCTCGCACAGCGCATCTTAGCCGCCACAGAAAAACACCTGCCCACCGAAACCGCGACCGAGATCGATGGCTACCCTGCTAAGGACGGAATCATACGCATCGAAGTCGAACTACAACTCGAAGAAGGCCAGCCCGAAGCGCTTTGCCTACAAGCAAGCTTCGGCGGCAGTAACTACACCCTCGAAACCCCGTCCGCCATGGAGTTCCGCAAGCGTGTCGACACGCTCAAAGCCGCCGTTTTGGCAGCCATCGAAACAGAGCATAATTCAAGCGTTTACTCGCCATTATGATTCACACTGATTCGACTCAGCAAAGAATCGATTGAACTGATCAAGGTATTCAGAACACGTAACGAAGACTCATCCAGACTGAAGGCGACTTCTTGCTTACTGGTTTCGCTTAGCTCGAGTATTTGCTCACGCTGTGGCACGACTGCTTCGCGGATGGCTTGGCTGAGCTCGCGACTCTGTCCATTGGACTGCTGCAAGTGCGCGCTGATGCCTTGCAATGCTGCTAACAACTGAGGCAAATTATCGGCACCGAACTGCTCGAAGTCTGATCGCTGGGCACGCACACGCTCGGCAGATAACGCGCCTTGATCTTGAACGACTGTCGCGAGCTGCTGGATCGCCGCGCCGATACCATTCTGCGCATCCGCTCGCCCGGAGACAAGCGCTTGTCCGATTCCATCCAGCCCCTCTTTGAAGTCGGACAATTGCGCCACCACACGATTGATGGGGTCGCCCTCGCTGCCACCTAATAGCTTTTTACGATTGAAGCGCTTCTTAATCTCATCCCAACGTGCACGTTCCTGTTCGGAAAGCTTGCCTTCAATCTCCTTAAATTTGAGTAGATTCGCTTCCGCTCCGTCAGTCAGAGTTTGTGCCTCTCCCGTGTAGTGATCGACAATGAGTTGTTCCACCTCTTCGTCGGTCATGATCGGCAAAAGCTTTTCAGCGATCCGATTCATATTACGATAGGAACCCTGCAACTTAAAGGAAGGCTCGGTGCGATAATCATCTGCCTGCGCAGCCGAACGGACGTATTCCAAGTTCACGCGTAGAATCGTATCGCGCACCCGCATCATCATCTTCATCACCGCGACCATGTCATTGATCTCCTCCATGGAATAAGAGGATTCAAAGGTGACACCTTCACGTTGTCCCGTCTCAGCAATTTGCATTACAGCATACACATCCTTACGATCCTTACCTGCAAGAATCCCTAAGGTCCGATTCGAAGTCAGTGAGTTCTCGATATACGAGGCCTCGAAGTATTGACTATTCTCACCAATGATATCTCCCAGGTTATAAGTGTCGGCACGATTCGCCAACATATCAGGAATCTGAAACTTCCCCCCCGCCTCGGTATAAGGATTGCCCGCCATAACTACAGCGACTTTACGCCCGCGAAAATCATAGGTGCGCGACTTCCCTTTATACACACCTTCGATGCGGCGCGTGCCGTCGCAGAGCGAGATAAACTTCTGCAAGAACTCGGGATTGGTATGCTGAATATCGTCGAGATAGATGAGAACATTATCGCCCATTTCGAAGGCCAAATTAATTTTCTCAACTTCCTGACGCGCCGCAAGATTAGGACACTGCGCCGGATCAAGTGATGTCACCTCATGCCCGAGCGAGGGCCCATTCACTTTGACAAAGGTAATGCCCAGGCGATTCGCCACATACTCCATCAAAGTAGTCTTACCATAGCCCGGCGGCGAAATAAGCAAGAGCAAGCCCATGCGGTCGGTCCTGGTATCCTCACCGGCACTACCGATTTGCTTCGCAAAATTATCACCGATCAACGGCAGGTAAACCTCATCCAACAAACGATTTCGAACAAAGGCACTCAACACCTGTGGCTTAAACTCATTCAATCGTAGCGAGGCCTCATTCTCAATCAACAAGGCCTTCTTGCGACGTTCATAACGAAGAAACAGCGCCTGGTCGCCCGACTCGAAACGCTGCATACGCTGCATCAGATCCAAATAATTAAAGTGATACAGCCCCCCGTCTTCAATGACCCGATGGTCCCCCTTCAGGCCCGCAAGCTCGTACTTGATCGGCACATTCAGAATCTTGCGCCGTTCGAGCCCGCCACGTAGCAAATGTGCCGCAGACTCGGGCAAGAAGGTGCGTAACTCAGGGTCGAGCGCATGCGTAACCGCGTAGCCCTCCAACCAATCATAAATCACACGATACTCACTCAACACATCCGAGCTCACCGCTTGCACCGCCTCCTTAAATGCAGCGTCAAAGCGCTTGGACAACAATTCCCGCTGGAAACGATCGATCAAATCCGCCGCTTCTTTACTGCAATAAAGATCGGCATCCTGCACAATCTCGTAAAACAGATACGCTCCCGCGGCATGGCGATCAATCGACTCAAAGAAGGCCGTATCCTGAGCAAAAGCGCCGATCGCATCACTCAATTCCTCGATGTAATTTCGCTGGGTATGATGATTGGGAAAGACGCGCAACATTTGCCCAAAAGCGTCGATGCGTTCGCGCAAATGATTCGTCAGCGCTTGTCCTGCCTGGCTATGCCAAAAGACTAAAGCACAGGCACGCACCTCGGGACTATAACGTAACAGACCGATCTTAGAGTGCGTCTCAGCGAGTTGGTCCAGTATCACACGGGCATCAAAATCATGCACTCCTTTCGTGTAAGACTCCTGATAGCGAGGTGCCATAAATTCACGTATGGACTCTAGACGCTCCTCGTCTGTGAGCTGCAAATAATCCTCCGCGCCTTGCGATTCCAAATACTTATACGCGAGGTCCTCCGCACGGTAGACATGATCATTCTCAGAGCAGCAATGCATCTTCCAGGCAGGCTTGGTCTCTAACAATTCCGGGTCTTCCACCTTTTCATAAAACTGGGTACCTGAGAGGTGCGTATATAAATCGCCGTCGCGCAGCACCGACGTCAACTCCAAGGCCTGCGAGTTCACCGTGAAAGCGTGGCGCCCAAATTTAATTAAGTTTTCACCATCAACAAAGAGCTCTTGTTTATCTTTGAGCTGCCGCACCGCGTCGCCCTGAATGGTTTTCAAACGGGTCAACAACTCGTCGCCCTTCATGCCTTCGCCCAGCGTTTTCAGCTCTTCAACTAAGTCCCGCACTTTATCAACCATTAAGTCCGATGCAAAATAGCCGTTGATATCGTTAATTTCCTTCAGGGCTTTCGAACGATTTTCAATACCGTTGAGAATGCGCTGCGCCGATTGCACGAGCTTACTGACTCGACGATTGCGCACTTCCTGCAAGCTCGCCTTCTTAGATTCAAAAGTGTTATAGAGCTCGGAGCGCTTGTCAGACAGGATCTCGATAAACTCATCGAATTCTGCATACTTCCCCTCCAGCTCTTCCAACTGCACGACTGCCTTCGTCAAAAATTCATCACAACGCTCAGGCTCGTCAGCGATGTCCAAATAATTGGCCACCGATTGCTCCAACAACTTAATCTGCGCTTGAAACTGTGCGGATCCTTCCTTGCGCATCAACTCCTGACGCGAGCGTTTCACTTCTGCCTTCAAACGATTCAGTTCGGTGAATAAATCCGAAATCGCATCGATAATGCGGGTCGTTTCGGTCGCATCCTCGATCTTCAAATTCGAGACCATTTCAATCAGCATCTCCAGCTGTGCCCCCGTAGCATCCAACTCGGCTAGCAGCTCTTTAGCCATAGCTGCAGTTTTGATTTCAGGCATCGCAGCCTCTACCTCCTGAAGCTGCTGCTGATAAGGAACGAGCGCTTGCGCTTGCAGTAAAAATTCGACCGTCGCCTGCGCCAGTGAATCGATTTGCGTCGCCACACCTTGCTCAAGTTCATCGCAGAGTGTAAGGTCGACAT
The nucleotide sequence above comes from Coraliomargarita algicola. Encoded proteins:
- a CDS encoding haloacid dehalogenase type II, giving the protein MVKPILILFDVNETLLDLSPLRSSVSRALNGRENLLPLWFSTMLHYSLVETLTNDFHSFGEIGAAALMMIAQTHQIELSREDAEAAIIPSLNTLPPHPEVIAAMEALQQNGYKLATLTNSSSAGAESQLRQAGIAPLLDNSYSVESVRKYKPHSGVYRMVLDDLALEPEQVLMVAAHAWDLAGAKNVGLQTAFIQRPGTALYPNTARPDYVLRDLTELAQRLA
- a CDS encoding EF-hand domain-containing protein, with protein sequence MKLKALLLSAIFAACIVPSVSQAAKSDEGKKKPTPAEAFAKMDVDQSDGLSKEEVAKRKALVKKFDKLDADQDGELSLEEFTDASGKKPKKAKKGEE
- the ruvB gene encoding Holliday junction branch migration DNA helicase RuvB; this translates as MSFSSEDPPTGTDFIEQTLSAPENAEESALRPLSFHDFAGQDKTLERLKVMVGAARDRGEPLNHILLSGPPGLGKTTLSLILGNEMGTKVNITSGPVIDKPADLAGLLTNLNEGDILFIDEIHRIPKTVEEYLYSAMEDFRIDIMIDQGPNARSVRLNLPRFTLLGATTRMGLLTAPLRSRFTLQTRLNYYSHSVLQGIIERTCGILEVPFEPAGAAEIARRARGTPRIANNLVNFCRDYAQQRGNGTITQTSAAAALELLEIDQRGLDEMDKQVIRVMAENYRGGPVGLGTVAVAVGEEAHTLEEVHEPFLIQEGYLQRTAQGRVLTEKGWHVIGLEPGNQPSNGQTELL
- a CDS encoding pyridoxamine 5'-phosphate oxidase family protein, which produces MIQLPQEILKAWEVRDPVAVFTTVDAEGVPNTIYVSMCKLRPDGRVLIGDVHFGKTLDNLKQGRSQVSFLFFAKDYSAYQLKGQVRYASEGPLFEEGQCLAKPEFSLRGVVEIQITQVYKGSEELSA
- a CDS encoding M14 family metallocarboxypeptidase, yielding MMTSSVATLVKQLQAAGEAAGFQVTHFGQVGLEKQWPLLGMTRAPMVPAPNSQHIYLSAGIHGDEPATSQAMLELLQSNALPHAHHYYICPLLNPAGLANGTRENPDGIDLNRDYRDFVSQETRQHAAWIQAHISQLDCAIHLHEDWESQGFYLYEIQLPRHSSHPETGRPQLSLAQRILAATEKHLPTETATEIDGYPAKDGIIRIEVELQLEEGQPEALCLQASFGGSNYTLETPSAMEFRKRVDTLKAAVLAAIETEHNSSVYSPL